Proteins encoded by one window of Coriobacteriia bacterium:
- a CDS encoding response regulator, with translation MANARILAVDDSPTILEMIKAILLSGGYDVLTAADGAEALETARAEMPDLILLDVMLPKLDGYRVCRLLKFDQKYKSIPIIMLTAKTEEQSMATGIRTGANQYLTKPIEPEKLLSAVAEELSKAQG, from the coding sequence ATGGCCAACGCGCGAATCCTCGCGGTCGATGACAGCCCGACCATCCTTGAGATGATCAAGGCGATTCTGCTGTCGGGTGGCTACGACGTGCTGACGGCTGCCGACGGTGCCGAGGCGCTCGAGACCGCCCGTGCCGAGATGCCCGACCTCATCTTGCTCGACGTGATGCTGCCCAAGCTCGATGGCTATCGAGTGTGCAGGCTGCTCAAGTTCGACCAGAAGTACAAGAGCATCCCCATCATCATGCTCACGGCAAAGACCGAGGAGCAGTCGATGGCAACCGGCATCCGTACTGGCGCGAACCAGTACCTCACCAAGCCGATCGAGCCCGAGAAGCTGCTATCGGCAGTCGCCGAGGAACTCTCCAAGGCTCAGGGATAG
- the tadA gene encoding Flp pilus assembly complex ATPase component TadA — MGESATIAGRVLEAVSASGLVTYDQLEAARSATSSDGTCGRSLIERGLVTPDQLEKVLEESMGIPRVDLASYAPEDEALALVPAAVARFRGVLPLFEIEGMLTVAMSDPVDIFALDELSADLGLEVEPVLSDGVDVHAAIRQYYGEGAVVEATAEDTIVVGIPPREDIEISAADFFEVEDEPETIAVVPTAAEVEAEPELQSQTVLEVVEAEAPQGPAGIDLDVLAVADDRKLALLVADVLEQAVSRGASRIHVFPYKSDFFLVYRVKGRLEKVASAPLSLQGPLIEGFKAWAKLGQVPADVPALGRLNAEIAGHSLVVTVSSVPTVAGQRLVVTLSQSRPEPRGLVDLGTTDAESRALEAMIERGRGILLVASPVAGGRSSTYYSLLQHAASSGRTVYSVERSIEYEIPAVAQVLVNPGSPVGAASYFAAGMRQDTDVMAIDSMQSVEDVHLAIEAAGMGKLVIATFAGADIASAVSRMLALGAEPVSLGSALTLAVAQRIVRTNCPNCSSDEKTSLSDLIPGAERGMTTRRGTGCPNCGKTGFSGATGIFEVLPFTEPVRAQVARGAGAEQISAAATAAGMRPMVASGLAKVRDGLVSAEELDRVLRFSG, encoded by the coding sequence ATGGGGGAATCCGCGACCATCGCCGGACGGGTCCTTGAGGCGGTTTCAGCCTCGGGCCTTGTCACCTACGACCAACTCGAGGCGGCACGCTCAGCCACGTCATCTGACGGCACCTGTGGCCGCAGCCTCATCGAGCGCGGCCTTGTCACGCCCGATCAACTCGAGAAGGTCCTCGAGGAGTCGATGGGGATTCCGCGCGTCGACCTTGCAAGCTACGCACCCGAGGATGAGGCGCTTGCTCTCGTTCCTGCGGCCGTCGCCAGGTTCCGCGGCGTGCTTCCACTCTTCGAGATCGAAGGCATGCTGACGGTCGCCATGAGCGACCCCGTCGACATCTTCGCTCTCGATGAACTCTCGGCCGATCTCGGCCTCGAGGTCGAGCCGGTGCTCTCGGACGGCGTCGACGTGCACGCTGCGATTCGGCAGTACTACGGGGAAGGCGCAGTCGTCGAGGCGACCGCAGAAGACACCATCGTGGTAGGTATCCCGCCACGGGAGGATATCGAGATATCGGCCGCTGACTTCTTCGAGGTAGAGGACGAGCCTGAGACGATCGCCGTCGTTCCCACGGCCGCCGAGGTCGAAGCCGAGCCCGAGTTGCAGTCCCAGACGGTGCTCGAGGTCGTCGAGGCCGAAGCGCCGCAGGGCCCGGCCGGTATCGACCTGGACGTTCTCGCCGTTGCCGACGATCGCAAGCTCGCGCTTCTCGTCGCAGACGTGCTCGAACAGGCCGTTTCTCGCGGTGCGAGTCGTATTCACGTCTTCCCGTACAAGAGCGACTTCTTCCTCGTGTACCGGGTCAAGGGTCGCCTCGAGAAGGTGGCGAGCGCTCCGCTGTCCTTGCAGGGACCGCTGATCGAGGGTTTCAAGGCATGGGCCAAACTCGGCCAGGTGCCCGCCGACGTGCCGGCGCTCGGCCGACTCAACGCCGAGATCGCAGGTCACTCGCTCGTCGTCACCGTGTCGTCTGTGCCGACCGTCGCAGGGCAGCGCCTTGTCGTCACGCTCTCGCAATCGCGCCCCGAGCCTCGCGGGCTGGTCGACCTCGGCACCACTGATGCGGAGTCGCGTGCACTCGAAGCGATGATCGAGCGCGGCCGTGGCATCCTGCTCGTCGCCTCGCCTGTAGCGGGCGGACGCTCAAGCACCTACTACTCGCTTCTCCAGCATGCCGCGTCGTCGGGCCGCACTGTGTACTCGGTCGAGCGTTCGATCGAGTACGAGATCCCCGCCGTCGCGCAGGTCCTCGTGAACCCGGGTTCACCCGTGGGCGCAGCATCGTACTTCGCAGCAGGCATGCGGCAGGACACCGACGTCATGGCGATAGACTCGATGCAGTCGGTCGAGGACGTTCACCTCGCCATCGAGGCTGCAGGGATGGGCAAGCTCGTGATCGCGACCTTCGCGGGCGCCGACATCGCGAGTGCGGTCAGTCGTATGCTCGCGCTTGGTGCCGAGCCCGTGTCGCTCGGCAGCGCACTCACGCTCGCCGTCGCGCAGCGCATCGTGCGCACGAACTGCCCCAACTGTAGTTCCGACGAGAAGACCTCACTGTCTGACCTCATCCCGGGAGCGGAGCGCGGCATGACCACGCGGCGCGGTACCGGCTGTCCCAACTGCGGCAAGACCGGCTTCTCGGGCGCTACCGGCATCTTCGAGGTGCTTCCCTTCACGGAGCCGGTGCGCGCTCAGGTCGCGCGCGGAGCCGGCGCTGAGCAGATCAGCGCTGCGGCAACGGCTGCGGGCATGCGCCCGATGGTGGCGTCAGGACTCGCCAAGGTCCGCGACGGGCTCGTCAGTGCCGAGGAGCTCGACCGCGTCCTCAGGTTCTCGGGGTAG